A single genomic interval of Deltaproteobacteria bacterium harbors:
- a CDS encoding PqqD family peptide modification chaperone, whose product MILPKRNPEVVWRLEKGIHAMAWDKARKEEDFEDVGVLTLMVQGGIHQLNLVGAEIWTRINGINTVSKISAEVSALFGWEPGETEEAVLEFLKGIEEKGWVTLAPAPGRAPAPGGRA is encoded by the coding sequence ATGATCCTGCCCAAGCGCAACCCCGAGGTCGTCTGGCGTCTGGAGAAGGGGATCCACGCCATGGCGTGGGACAAGGCGCGCAAGGAGGAGGATTTCGAGGACGTCGGGGTGTTGACGCTGATGGTCCAGGGCGGGATCCACCAGCTGAACCTGGTGGGGGCCGAGATCTGGACCCGGATCAACGGGATCAACACCGTCTCGAAGATCTCCGCGGAAGTGTCGGCGCTGTTCGGATGGGAACCGGGGGAGACGGAAGAGGCGGTGCTCGAGTTCCTGAAAGGGATCGAGGAGAAGGGGTGGGTCACGCTTGCGCCCGCTCCCGGCCGCGCGCCCGCCCCGGGGGGAAGGGCGTAG
- a CDS encoding right-handed parallel beta-helix repeat-containing protein has product MIRFLGSTKLTIALCLLLAAGGVAGSLLYQGNTAFGKVSSFNVFRSPLFLVPGALLLLNMLFCVVPKVREMPAGKPRTWIFASLHLGIVLVSAGLAWDGLSGFVGTQYYPLGQPYAGHRDWRAGSDGTFPFTVEVVSADVRYHPINLQIGVKDSAGRKVGLFVAREGVPFAVGKDAMVVTPRKFHVDGKRLLLEASVGGEPVRSLVATEGAPATVSGYSIVPVAFRDPEPSEYIAAVRFRRPGRPPEERTLRINTPATFEGISFCIVSMDRDRYGNTIVGLQMTREPGAPLFWAGALLFGAALAGQMSLKMRRVAALSPLLLAALLPAVSHAFGVVVDRDTTWSGEVRVTEPVSVEKGATLRILPGTVVLLSGDDRNRDGCPDGGILVYGTLRVEGERGRPVRFSRIDPAKPWDEIFLKDANATIAHAVVEGAGWGLHIHDGDVRVERTVLRGNGGGARMRGTGVTFLRCTVSGNGVGLRFWEGGPRVSGSVIEGNGTGIFYRDGAGGGKITGSRISNREWDVKVGDWAAGDLDLSGNFWGGAGSRGSPRVRDYRERKGPGKVALDAELAASPRDAGADAPEGMR; this is encoded by the coding sequence GTGATCCGGTTCCTCGGGTCCACGAAGCTGACCATCGCCCTCTGCCTGTTGCTGGCGGCGGGCGGCGTGGCCGGCTCCCTCCTGTACCAGGGGAACACCGCTTTCGGCAAGGTTTCCTCGTTCAACGTCTTCCGCTCCCCCCTGTTCCTGGTCCCCGGAGCGCTTCTGCTTCTCAACATGCTGTTCTGCGTCGTCCCGAAGGTCCGGGAGATGCCGGCGGGGAAGCCGCGGACATGGATCTTCGCCTCCCTGCACCTGGGAATCGTGCTGGTTTCGGCGGGGCTCGCGTGGGACGGCTTGTCCGGATTCGTCGGGACGCAATACTATCCGCTGGGACAGCCGTACGCCGGCCACCGCGACTGGCGCGCGGGATCGGACGGGACGTTCCCGTTCACCGTCGAGGTGGTGAGCGCCGACGTGCGGTATCACCCGATCAACCTGCAGATCGGCGTGAAGGACTCCGCGGGGCGGAAAGTGGGACTGTTCGTCGCGCGGGAAGGCGTCCCGTTCGCCGTGGGGAAGGATGCGATGGTCGTCACCCCGCGGAAGTTCCATGTCGACGGGAAGCGGCTTCTGCTGGAGGCGAGCGTCGGCGGGGAACCGGTTCGGAGCCTCGTTGCCACGGAAGGTGCGCCTGCGACCGTTTCCGGGTACTCGATCGTCCCGGTGGCGTTCCGCGACCCTGAGCCGTCCGAATACATCGCCGCGGTGCGATTCCGGCGCCCGGGTCGTCCTCCGGAGGAGCGGACCCTCCGGATCAACACCCCCGCGACCTTCGAGGGGATCTCCTTCTGCATCGTGTCGATGGACCGCGACCGGTACGGGAACACGATCGTCGGCCTCCAGATGACGCGGGAACCGGGCGCGCCGCTGTTCTGGGCAGGGGCGCTGCTGTTCGGAGCGGCGCTGGCCGGCCAGATGTCGCTGAAGATGAGACGGGTCGCCGCGCTCTCCCCGCTCCTGCTCGCGGCGCTCCTTCCCGCGGTGTCCCACGCTTTCGGCGTCGTGGTCGACCGCGACACGACGTGGAGCGGCGAGGTCCGTGTGACCGAGCCGGTTTCCGTGGAAAAAGGGGCGACGCTGCGCATTCTCCCCGGGACCGTGGTGCTCCTCTCCGGCGACGACCGGAATCGGGACGGCTGCCCCGACGGCGGGATCCTCGTGTACGGAACGTTGCGGGTCGAAGGGGAGCGCGGCAGGCCGGTCCGCTTCTCCCGGATCGACCCGGCGAAGCCGTGGGACGAGATCTTCCTGAAGGACGCGAACGCGACGATCGCGCACGCCGTGGTCGAAGGGGCGGGGTGGGGGCTCCATATCCACGACGGGGACGTTCGCGTGGAGAGGACGGTCCTCCGGGGGAACGGCGGGGGGGCGCGGATGCGGGGGACGGGGGTCACGTTCCTCCGGTGCACCGTCTCCGGGAACGGGGTCGGGCTCCGCTTCTGGGAAGGCGGACCCCGCGTGTCCGGTTCCGTCATCGAAGGGAACGGAACCGGCATCTTCTATAGGGACGGCGCGGGGGGTGGTAAAATCACCGGAAGCCGGATATCGAACCGGGAGTGGGACGTGAAGGTCGGGGATTGGGCAGCCGGCGACCTCGACCTGTCGGGGAACTTCTGGGGCGGGGCCGGCTCGCGGGGTTCCCCCCGGGTGCGGGATTACCGCGAGCGGAAGGGACCGGGAAAGGTCGCGCTCGACGCGGAGCTCGCGGCATCGCCCCGGGATGCCGGGGCGGATGCGCCGGAGGGGATGCGATGA
- a CDS encoding phosphate/phosphite/phosphonate ABC transporter substrate-binding protein yields MSRTTRVVFLLLLAGTAAVILNAVFRPPKAPLRVAFQVCNSIEENRERFEPLVAYLETTLGRKVIASHVNTFDFVERAQRKEFDVLQANGYIYVTVKEKGGATLLAREVKRDTGKDTGGLIVVRADSPVRALADLKGRKMAFGPVLSPGGYLAQYHAMLSAALDPEKVLGSYTFLPGAWQHEKVVYSILYGAVDAGAVKVGDIERMEAEGKVRKADFRVIAASEPVPNCTFFALPHVDAETGTRVREALLRLSENDFAAVNGERLNVLKRDGTRGYVPAADGEFDVLRKMARAANLPPYEKY; encoded by the coding sequence TTGAGTAGAACGACCCGGGTCGTCTTCCTCCTGCTCCTGGCGGGTACCGCCGCGGTGATCCTCAATGCCGTTTTCCGCCCGCCGAAGGCGCCGCTGCGCGTCGCGTTCCAGGTGTGCAACTCGATCGAGGAGAACCGGGAGCGGTTCGAACCGCTGGTCGCGTACCTCGAGACGACGCTGGGACGGAAGGTGATCGCGAGCCACGTCAACACGTTCGACTTCGTGGAGCGCGCGCAACGCAAGGAGTTCGATGTTCTCCAGGCGAACGGATACATCTACGTCACCGTAAAGGAGAAGGGCGGCGCGACGCTCCTGGCCCGGGAGGTCAAGCGGGACACGGGGAAGGACACCGGGGGGCTGATCGTGGTCCGCGCCGATTCGCCGGTCCGGGCGCTTGCGGATCTGAAGGGGAGGAAGATGGCGTTCGGCCCCGTGCTGTCGCCCGGCGGGTACCTGGCCCAGTACCACGCGATGCTGTCGGCGGCGCTGGACCCGGAGAAGGTCCTCGGGAGCTACACGTTCCTGCCCGGGGCGTGGCAGCACGAGAAGGTGGTGTACTCGATCCTGTACGGGGCGGTGGACGCGGGGGCCGTCAAGGTGGGCGACATCGAACGGATGGAGGCGGAAGGGAAAGTGCGGAAGGCGGACTTCCGGGTGATCGCGGCGTCGGAACCGGTTCCAAACTGCACCTTCTTCGCACTACCCCATGTGGACGCGGAGACGGGAACGCGGGTTCGGGAGGCGCTCCTTCGGCTGTCCGAAAACGATTTCGCTGCAGTAAACGGGGAGCGTCTCAACGTATTGAAGAGGGACGGGACGAGAGGGTACGTTCCGGCGGCCGACGGGGAGTTCGACGTGTTGCGGAAGATGGCGCGGGCCGCGAACCTCCCGCCATACGAAAAATATTAG
- a CDS encoding YedE-related selenium metabolism membrane protein: MNLRRILYPESAGALALYGGVFGAVAVLLVRLGNPAGTGLCASCFLVNVAGALHLHAKESQSYLRPEILGIVLGAFFAAFAGGEFRARGGGSAIPRFLGGAFLIFGCEVFLGCPIKALLRTAGGGATGAVGLAGLVAGVLFAALYVRDGFALPEARQLPEGAGLALPTAAFLLLLAGATGAEALAAPGFPGGARHAPFAVSAAAGLFFGAAGQRSRFCVTGSVRTAFLARDFREAAGTLSFLLAALLLAALSGSFTPTLSLEPGAHTDLVWAFLSLAMVGFGAILIGGCPFRQIVLASSGEMDAAAAVVGMLLAAGLSVRLGIGSSPAGVTGAGKAAVLLGFAFFLLLAAWKRRRE, translated from the coding sequence GTGAACCTTCGGCGGATCCTCTACCCGGAGTCTGCCGGGGCGCTCGCCCTGTACGGAGGGGTGTTCGGGGCGGTCGCCGTCCTGCTCGTCAGGCTGGGAAACCCGGCGGGAACGGGCCTTTGCGCCTCCTGTTTCCTCGTGAACGTCGCCGGCGCGCTCCACCTCCACGCGAAGGAGTCCCAGAGTTACCTGCGCCCCGAGATCCTCGGGATCGTCCTCGGCGCATTCTTCGCGGCGTTCGCCGGCGGGGAGTTCCGCGCGAGGGGCGGCGGATCGGCGATCCCCCGGTTCCTCGGGGGGGCGTTCCTCATCTTCGGGTGCGAAGTGTTCCTCGGTTGCCCGATCAAGGCGCTGCTCCGGACCGCCGGGGGCGGCGCGACGGGCGCCGTCGGTCTTGCCGGACTCGTGGCGGGGGTGCTTTTCGCCGCGCTCTACGTGCGCGACGGATTCGCTCTCCCGGAAGCGCGGCAATTGCCGGAAGGCGCGGGGCTCGCGCTGCCGACGGCGGCGTTCCTCCTGCTGCTGGCGGGAGCGACGGGCGCGGAAGCGCTCGCCGCCCCGGGATTCCCCGGGGGGGCGCGCCACGCTCCGTTCGCGGTTTCCGCGGCGGCAGGCCTGTTTTTCGGCGCGGCGGGGCAACGGTCCCGGTTCTGCGTGACGGGAAGCGTCCGCACGGCGTTCCTCGCCCGCGACTTCCGCGAAGCCGCCGGGACGCTGTCGTTTCTCCTGGCCGCCCTGCTCCTCGCCGCGTTGTCCGGCTCCTTCACCCCGACGCTTTCGCTGGAGCCGGGTGCGCACACCGACCTGGTCTGGGCGTTCCTGTCCCTTGCGATGGTGGGATTCGGCGCGATCCTGATCGGCGGGTGCCCGTTCCGGCAGATCGTGCTGGCATCCTCTGGGGAGATGGACGCCGCGGCGGCGGTCGTCGGCATGCTCCTGGCCGCCGGGCTCTCCGTCCGCCTCGGGATCGGCTCCTCTCCGGCGGGCGTGACCGGCGCGGGGAAGGCGGCGGTCCTCCTCGGTTTCGCCTTCTTCCTCCTCCTCGCCGCATGGAAGCGGAGGAGGGAGTAA
- a CDS encoding permease: MATAVVLARMFLEEVWHVLPYFLIGVFLGAVIRTFRLHVRMRDKLGRFGGLAVPAAILIGTISPLCSCGSIPLFVSLLSSGVPLAPALTLLLVSPLMSPSGYAITAWELGPAWANLKLFSALFMGCFAGGITLLLERRGFFGNPGVLRTEYGKVDIHAPDCPGELSCRCGDQWSNRLARKGHGTAVVFLAKAWELTVTTGKFTLIGVAAAVLAERFIPREWIAGHLGTGSPANVVTVTLLAVPLHVNEITAAAILYSLLGLGLAKGPALAFLIGGPATSIPAMSVLLTMCRRRVVGVFLGLCLAGTLILSLSFQAAIDRFPAFSTLFDYVK; the protein is encoded by the coding sequence ATGGCCACGGCGGTCGTTCTCGCGAGGATGTTCCTGGAAGAGGTGTGGCACGTGCTGCCGTACTTCTTGATCGGGGTGTTCCTGGGAGCGGTCATCCGTACCTTCCGCCTCCACGTCCGCATGCGGGACAAGCTGGGCCGATTCGGTGGGCTCGCGGTCCCGGCCGCCATCCTGATCGGCACGATCAGCCCGTTGTGCTCCTGCGGGTCGATCCCCCTGTTCGTCTCGCTGCTCTCCTCGGGAGTCCCGCTGGCGCCGGCGCTGACGCTCCTGCTGGTGTCGCCGCTGATGAGCCCGAGCGGGTACGCGATCACCGCGTGGGAGCTCGGCCCCGCGTGGGCGAACCTGAAGCTGTTCTCGGCGCTCTTCATGGGATGCTTCGCGGGCGGCATCACGCTCCTGCTCGAGCGGCGCGGCTTCTTCGGGAACCCCGGGGTGCTGCGGACGGAGTACGGGAAGGTCGACATCCACGCGCCCGATTGCCCGGGGGAGCTGTCGTGCCGCTGCGGCGACCAGTGGAGCAACCGGCTGGCCCGGAAAGGACACGGCACGGCGGTCGTCTTCCTCGCCAAGGCGTGGGAGCTCACCGTGACGACCGGGAAGTTCACGCTGATCGGGGTGGCCGCCGCGGTCCTGGCGGAGCGGTTCATACCGCGGGAGTGGATCGCCGGGCACCTCGGGACCGGGTCGCCGGCCAACGTGGTGACGGTCACGCTCCTCGCCGTTCCGCTGCACGTGAACGAGATCACCGCCGCCGCCATCCTCTACAGCCTCCTGGGGCTGGGGCTGGCGAAGGGGCCGGCGCTCGCCTTCCTGATCGGAGGCCCGGCGACGTCGATCCCGGCGATGTCGGTGCTTTTGACCATGTGCCGCCGCCGGGTGGTGGGGGTGTTCCTCGGGCTGTGCCTCGCGGGCACGCTGATCCTGTCGCTGTCGTTCCAGGCGGCGATCGACCGGTTCCCCGCGTTTTCCACGCTCTTCGACTACGTGAAGTAG
- a CDS encoding right-handed parallel beta-helix repeat-containing protein produces the protein MTPRIRRAVFSAPVLLWLAVSACAHAPAGPAPPMPGAAVLPVAYIAADTVWSGDVHIEGVVHVRKGATLTVAPGTRIHFSAAKGSSSEEHEGFAGAGIRVDGRIVAVGTEESPIVFTTEGRPAVPGSWDKILFTFSEGNRFEHCVLEGARYAFHSHFSGITARRCVFRDNEEGVRLGLSRVRIEDSVFTRNRVRGINFRESRNEIVGNLVYENGDGIFLHSKSSGSTIRGNAIYSNRGFNLRLGDLHADDADVSGNWWGTAFEADIRSTIHDGAATPGTGTVRLAPILLLPPATRGAIRGVFTRNLVPVAGAEVRAYGSVARGFWGELPIASSRTDESGYFRLPVPPGRYFVVGKAVSPGGRLFAFPGRNPIAVALDETAEVGLPAVLQPPSSAPSVKEAPRSSIAARATIDGRPAAGVSVHATRPDRPDFRGPGEASAVTNAEGVAILYLPPGKYLLSAKKRTTGAAFGMVDEGGLFGVYPDSPVDLSAGRAVAVEIPLFEKVGLLGASSDREEGGLRDPGRDVSKAVAEGATRARRPAAEFPPGTIGGFLSGKITLSGRVEVTEDLLLLPGAELSLSPGAELRFSKSESTKVDPEFYLGGTELVVRGTLRAEGARFVFPDRTGGVVVDGGRAELADVAISGAEAGLTILGGGSAAFHGTVAVENCRTGVALFPAQGVGWEGNGTVTARGNAVGAVRFPGAPALPAGFRAEESEEADVIAWATPPGDRRETGSAPPAPSRGARRIVDTFLETDRTLEGDVVIDGIVRVAPGATLTLLPGTRLFFTFRDTDGDGIGENGIFLQGNLRARGTADRPIGFHPEAGRGPGRWDSINFMASDRGENVLEHVEIVGAYRGLHAHFSRLEGRFVRIAECNRGVQFQESEVSFMHLRIASSSSAVRCRDSEVRIDGFEASDTVSGGNFFRSRVSLSGVRTDRSGWYGFRFRESRVDLRDGGVAGSLVGVSIQEGEISAEGMEFVGNGLAAVGVLDGDVKLEGCALNDSRVDGIGATRGKISVRGGEIARYGRHAVKLGGPAEVALRGTKVSGGAGASPVMYYDGRASAGLGTVRVE, from the coding sequence TTGACCCCGCGGATCCGACGCGCCGTCTTCTCCGCGCCGGTCCTTCTCTGGCTGGCGGTTTCGGCGTGCGCGCACGCGCCGGCGGGGCCGGCCCCACCGATGCCGGGCGCCGCCGTCCTTCCGGTCGCGTACATCGCAGCCGATACGGTCTGGAGCGGCGACGTCCACATCGAAGGCGTCGTGCACGTGCGCAAGGGGGCGACGCTCACCGTCGCTCCCGGGACGCGCATACACTTCTCCGCCGCGAAGGGGTCCTCTTCGGAAGAGCACGAAGGGTTCGCGGGCGCAGGCATCCGGGTGGACGGGCGGATCGTCGCCGTCGGAACCGAAGAGTCCCCGATCGTCTTCACCACCGAGGGAAGGCCGGCCGTCCCCGGTTCCTGGGACAAGATCCTCTTCACGTTCAGCGAGGGGAACCGGTTCGAGCATTGCGTCCTCGAGGGGGCGCGGTACGCCTTCCATTCCCACTTCTCCGGGATAACCGCGCGCCGGTGCGTTTTCCGGGACAACGAGGAGGGAGTGCGTCTCGGGTTGTCGCGGGTGCGAATCGAGGATTCGGTCTTCACGCGGAACCGGGTCCGCGGGATCAACTTCCGGGAGTCCCGGAACGAGATCGTCGGGAACCTGGTGTACGAAAACGGCGACGGGATCTTCCTCCACTCGAAGAGCTCCGGTTCGACGATCCGCGGAAACGCGATCTACTCGAACCGCGGATTCAACCTGCGCCTCGGCGACCTGCACGCCGACGACGCCGACGTTTCCGGGAACTGGTGGGGGACAGCCTTCGAGGCGGACATCCGGAGCACGATCCACGACGGCGCCGCGACCCCCGGCACGGGGACCGTCCGGCTCGCGCCGATCCTCCTTCTCCCTCCCGCGACCCGTGGAGCGATCCGGGGGGTGTTCACGAGAAACCTGGTTCCGGTGGCGGGCGCGGAGGTCCGCGCATACGGTTCGGTCGCACGGGGGTTCTGGGGGGAGCTCCCGATCGCCTCCTCCCGTACCGACGAATCGGGGTACTTCCGGCTGCCGGTGCCGCCCGGGCGGTACTTCGTCGTCGGGAAGGCGGTCTCCCCGGGAGGGCGCCTGTTCGCTTTCCCGGGCCGGAACCCGATCGCAGTCGCCCTCGATGAAACGGCGGAGGTCGGGTTGCCGGCCGTCCTGCAGCCGCCGTCGAGCGCCCCTTCGGTGAAGGAGGCGCCCCGCTCCTCGATCGCGGCCAGGGCGACCATCGATGGGAGACCGGCCGCCGGCGTCTCGGTCCACGCCACCCGCCCCGACCGCCCGGATTTCCGGGGGCCCGGGGAGGCGTCGGCCGTGACGAACGCGGAAGGGGTGGCGATCCTTTACCTTCCTCCGGGGAAATATCTCCTCTCCGCGAAGAAACGGACGACCGGGGCGGCGTTCGGGATGGTGGACGAAGGGGGGCTCTTCGGCGTGTACCCGGACTCCCCGGTCGATCTGTCCGCGGGCCGCGCGGTCGCGGTGGAGATCCCGCTGTTCGAGAAGGTCGGCCTGCTCGGCGCGTCCTCCGACCGTGAAGAGGGCGGTCTCCGTGATCCCGGTCGGGACGTGTCGAAGGCGGTGGCGGAGGGCGCAACCCGCGCAAGGAGGCCGGCGGCGGAATTTCCGCCGGGGACGATCGGCGGTTTTCTCTCGGGGAAGATCACCTTGTCGGGACGCGTCGAAGTGACGGAGGATCTCCTCCTCCTCCCGGGCGCGGAGCTGTCGCTTTCCCCCGGGGCCGAGCTGCGGTTCTCGAAGAGCGAATCGACCAAGGTGGACCCGGAGTTCTACCTCGGGGGGACGGAACTGGTGGTCCGCGGCACGCTGCGCGCGGAAGGAGCCCGGTTCGTCTTCCCCGACCGGACCGGCGGGGTGGTGGTCGACGGCGGGAGGGCCGAACTTGCGGATGTCGCGATCTCCGGCGCCGAGGCGGGGCTCACGATCCTGGGGGGCGGGTCCGCGGCCTTCCACGGAACCGTCGCGGTCGAAAATTGCCGAACCGGCGTTGCGCTCTTTCCGGCACAGGGCGTCGGGTGGGAGGGGAACGGCACCGTCACGGCCAGGGGAAACGCGGTCGGGGCGGTACGGTTTCCCGGAGCCCCCGCGCTGCCGGCGGGTTTTCGGGCGGAGGAGAGCGAGGAGGCCGACGTGATCGCGTGGGCGACGCCACCCGGGGACCGGCGTGAAACAGGATCCGCGCCTCCCGCGCCGTCGCGGGGCGCCCGCAGGATCGTCGACACCTTCCTTGAAACGGATCGCACCCTGGAAGGCGACGTCGTGATCGACGGGATCGTCCGGGTCGCGCCCGGCGCCACCCTGACGCTTCTCCCGGGGACCCGCCTCTTCTTCACATTCCGGGACACCGACGGCGACGGGATCGGGGAGAACGGGATCTTCCTGCAGGGGAACCTCCGCGCCCGGGGGACGGCCGATCGGCCGATCGGGTTCCACCCGGAGGCGGGGCGCGGCCCGGGACGCTGGGACTCCATCAATTTCATGGCGAGCGACCGCGGGGAGAACGTCCTCGAGCACGTCGAGATCGTCGGGGCGTACCGAGGGCTCCACGCCCACTTCAGCCGGCTCGAGGGGAGGTTCGTCCGGATCGCGGAGTGCAACCGGGGCGTGCAGTTCCAGGAGTCGGAAGTGTCCTTCATGCACCTTCGCATCGCCTCCTCTTCGAGCGCCGTCCGGTGCCGCGACTCCGAAGTCCGGATCGACGGGTTCGAGGCGAGCGACACCGTCTCGGGGGGGAACTTCTTCCGCAGCCGGGTTTCCCTCTCCGGGGTCCGGACCGATCGCTCCGGGTGGTACGGTTTCCGGTTCCGCGAGAGCCGGGTGGATCTCCGGGACGGCGGTGTGGCCGGATCCCTGGTCGGCGTGTCGATCCAGGAAGGGGAGATTTCCGCGGAAGGGATGGAGTTCGTCGGAAACGGGCTGGCCGCCGTGGGTGTGCTGGATGGGGATGTTAAACTGGAGGGATGCGCCCTGAACGACAGCCGCGTCGACGGGATCGGGGCGACGCGGGGGAAGATATCGGTCCGGGGCGGGGAGATCGCGCGGTACGGCCGGCACGCCGTCAAGCTGGGCGGTCCGGCGGAGGTGGCGTTGCGGGGAACGAAGGTGTCGGGGGGAGCGGGCGCATCCCCCGTGATGTATTACGACGGGCGCGCGTCCGCGGGGCTCGGGACGGTTCGCGTTGAGTAG
- a CDS encoding DUF362 domain-containing protein — translation MSGRCRSRREFLREAGCAVGAAVLGAGIPIPGFAASGKSVDVSVASAGDPAECARRAVASLGGMKSFVSRGDIVVLKPNIGWDRTPEQAANTHPEFVVAVAEMCLAAGAKSVRVFDRTCNEPRRCYASSGIQAAVERFAKKARAEDALRVYHAEDRKFVRTAIPGALVLKEWDLHRDALEADRIVNLPIAKHHTLASATLGIKNMMGIMGGNRGQIHNRLSECLADIHRRVPVHLTVIDAWRVLMRNGPSGGNLADVKAFGKAIASRDVVAADVVAAERIFGVEVQDVPHVRKALEAGIGISSIAQIRRIEG, via the coding sequence ATGAGCGGGCGGTGCCGGAGCCGCAGGGAGTTCCTGAGAGAAGCGGGGTGCGCGGTCGGGGCGGCGGTTCTGGGCGCCGGGATTCCGATTCCGGGGTTCGCGGCGTCCGGAAAAAGCGTCGACGTCTCGGTCGCGTCGGCCGGAGATCCCGCCGAATGCGCGCGAAGGGCCGTCGCGTCGCTGGGCGGGATGAAGTCGTTCGTCTCCCGGGGGGATATCGTCGTCCTGAAGCCCAACATCGGGTGGGACCGCACGCCCGAGCAGGCGGCCAACACGCACCCGGAGTTCGTCGTGGCGGTCGCGGAGATGTGCCTGGCGGCCGGGGCGAAGTCGGTCCGCGTCTTCGACCGCACGTGCAACGAACCCAGGCGCTGCTACGCGAGCAGCGGCATCCAGGCCGCCGTGGAGCGGTTCGCGAAGAAGGCGCGCGCGGAGGACGCGCTGCGCGTGTACCACGCGGAAGACCGGAAATTCGTCCGGACCGCCATCCCGGGAGCGCTGGTCCTCAAGGAATGGGATCTGCACCGGGACGCGCTCGAGGCGGACCGGATCGTGAACCTCCCGATCGCAAAGCACCACACGCTGGCTTCCGCCACCCTGGGGATCAAGAACATGATGGGGATCATGGGCGGGAACCGGGGACAGATCCACAACCGGCTGTCGGAGTGCCTCGCGGACATCCATCGGAGGGTCCCCGTCCACCTGACCGTGATCGACGCGTGGCGCGTGCTGATGCGGAACGGCCCTTCCGGGGGGAACCTCGCGGACGTGAAGGCGTTCGGCAAGGCGATCGCCTCCCGGGACGTGGTCGCGGCCGACGTGGTCGCCGCGGAGAGGATCTTCGGCGTCGAAGTGCAGGATGTTCCGCACGTCCGGAAGGCGCTGGAGGCGGGGATCGGGATCTCTTCCATCGCGCAGATCCGCCGGATCGAGGGTTGA
- a CDS encoding GeoRSP system radical SAM/SPASM protein: MLPYLPSPVTVNWGITARCNFVCSHCFSRLDPSPELSPPEARRVVDILAERSVMFLNYGTGEPLLRPDLFTLTEHAVGRGLKVTMNSNGSLIDAAAARRIREAGFHSVGISIDSASASVHDSFRRMPGSFGKAVKAARLLREEGIALTISSVVCKVNHDDFPALVALAKELGAGTIDLHNFKCSGMGGLNKEALDLSPAEWKAFYQRAVPLRDAEHGIAIAFDDPILSLLGGEDRGRLVAGSVCGKLSLYIKPNGEITPCGFIPVTIGHILRDDFGEVWHGSELLARLRTKAAAGKCSGCAKFSSCLGGCTARAFAVYGAWDAPDPHCWSDGKS; this comes from the coding sequence ATGCTTCCGTACCTCCCCTCGCCCGTCACCGTCAACTGGGGGATCACGGCGCGCTGCAACTTCGTCTGCAGCCACTGCTTCTCCCGCCTCGACCCGTCCCCGGAGCTGTCGCCCCCGGAGGCGAGGCGCGTGGTGGACATCCTCGCGGAGCGGTCGGTGATGTTCCTCAACTACGGGACCGGCGAGCCGCTGCTCCGCCCGGACCTGTTCACGCTTACGGAGCACGCGGTGGGGAGGGGCTTGAAGGTCACGATGAACAGCAACGGATCGCTGATCGACGCGGCCGCGGCCCGGAGGATCCGCGAGGCGGGGTTCCACTCCGTGGGGATCAGCATCGATTCGGCGTCGGCGTCCGTCCACGACTCCTTCCGGAGGATGCCCGGCAGCTTCGGCAAGGCCGTGAAGGCGGCGCGCCTGCTGCGGGAAGAGGGGATCGCCCTCACGATCTCGTCGGTCGTCTGCAAGGTGAACCACGACGATTTTCCGGCGCTGGTCGCGCTGGCGAAGGAGCTCGGGGCGGGGACCATCGACCTGCACAACTTCAAATGCTCCGGCATGGGGGGGCTGAACAAGGAGGCGTTGGACCTGTCGCCCGCGGAGTGGAAGGCGTTCTACCAACGCGCGGTGCCCCTCCGCGACGCGGAACACGGCATCGCCATCGCCTTCGACGACCCGATCCTCTCGTTGCTGGGCGGGGAAGACAGGGGCCGGCTCGTCGCCGGATCGGTGTGCGGAAAGTTGTCCCTCTACATCAAGCCGAACGGGGAGATCACCCCGTGCGGTTTCATCCCGGTGACGATCGGCCATATCCTGCGGGACGATTTCGGCGAGGTGTGGCACGGGTCGGAGCTGCTCGCCCGGCTGCGAACCAAGGCGGCGGCCGGGAAATGCTCGGGATGCGCGAAATTCTCCTCGTGCCTCGGCGGCTGCACCGCCCGCGCGTTCGCCGTGTACGGCGCCTGGGACGCTCCCGATCCCCATTGCTGGTCCGACGGGAAATCCTGA